A window of Ascochyta rabiei chromosome 6, complete sequence genomic DNA:
ATTTGACGGGCGCTTTGGCAGCTGCGCGGGCAGAACGTCGACCGGCCATAGTGAAATGTGGAGTAGGTTTATGAATCGAGAGTTCGATGGTGTTGGCTGCAGAAAAACAATGCTCTGACGGGACTTCTCATAGCTCTATCCACAGTAACAACAAAGGAAGTTTCAGATTGTAAGACTGACGGGGAGATTGGAAGGTATGGAGGTCTGAGCGCGCTGACAGGACGCAACTCCTTGCAACTTTGCAAGGCATGAACAAACAAGAGTTGCCGACGTCATTGTGCTGATCAGGGCCAGGACTTCTGTTGCGCAACACTGTCGCTCTGATGAGAGTTGATGTTATTTCCGACGTGGTCAAACGAGGCTCAGCTTTTCGGTGGTCTCACGCGGTCGCCCAACAAGGACGGACTCTGAATGAGGCTGCAGTGCACCGAATGGGTCCAGAGCGATGAAGCATGGTTGCCTGGCGCTTGTCATATATCAAGTAGTTTCGAGGCTGGAATTTCGCTGTTCCAAAAGCCTGGAAGATTTGGTGGTAGGAAGGACTGAGTGTTGACGCGCTGAAGGTGACGATTGCTGGTTCAAGGTTGAGCTCGCTGCGGGCCGCACGCTACCTAACAGATCATCGTCACACCGTCACCACATGCGGGGATGTGCCAACAACACGCGCATCCACGACTTATCATGCGATTAACACAGCCAATCGTAAATCCTGTTTTATTCTCCGCTCAGACTGTGCTGTCCATTAACCATGTCCCACCAATGCGCGCGCAGCCGTGACAGAATAACCCCTGCCCAACCTCTTCCCAGCCTCCGGACCCACGAGCACCATGAGCAGAAGCCAGCCATCCCATGTTGCTTAACTGCCCACCCGGTCACCCTGCGGCAGCATCCACGATCATGCTAACATTCCTCACGACTCCACTTGTCTTAGCGTTCCAAAGATCATGAGTGTGGAGCCGGAATATCACCTGAAGCATACCAACGGTACAGCAGCGTGATGGCTAGGAACCAACATTGACTGATTCAGAACAGTATCACGACCCCAGCTGTCACACTCGAGCTCACAACGCAGCATTGCCGCATCTCAAGCCGCATCAGAAGGCTACTACAGCGCCTCCGAACACAACTCGAGCGACAGTGACGAACGAAAGCGTCTCTATCAAACACCCACTACTCGCACACCCACACGAAGTCATGAACAGTTGCAGACATATAACCAAGCCCCGGTAACATCTCTCAGAGGCGTGGGCATCCCAAGGGGCCAGCTCCAGCAGCCTCACGCAGCACATCTTCAAGGTCGTCCCATCTCCACAATCACAGAAGAGAGACGATCGATGGACACCAGGCGGCGGTCCACCATGGACTCGGAATCGCAGGCTACGACACCTGGCCAAGACACAACTCCATATATCCGTTTCGCTATCGACCAGCTCACTCGAGATGAGGAAGTTCGGGGATCACGAGTGTACCCTGAGATTCGACAGCGCGACGAAGAAGACTACCCTGTTGAGAGGATAATATCAGATGATGGCCTGGGCTACATGGCGCAAGAGCAGGAGACACAGAGAAGGATGTCAGAGCACATGTTGCCAACTTCTCAAAGACACTCGAAACGTCATTCCATTCCTCGAAAGCCAGTGGCTGCGCCACAGAACGTGCAGTTCTCATCACCAGCTCCAGCATATGAGTCGCCCGCTCGCACACGACAACAAGCTCAGTACTACCAGCACCAAACACCAACACAAGCGCAAGCAGAACCGCTGCTACACGATGACCCCCGCGTGCAGTACCCACAAGCCTCGGCCTTCAGTGCAGACAAGGATGTTTTTGTAGCACACAATCTCGAGTATCTGCCACTCCACTTTGTTCCTGCTATTCTCCGCCCTGTCTGGCTGGGCATTTTCATCTTCCTCTGTTTCCTCATGCTGGCTGGTCTAATTGCGTCTGCTGTCCTGTCGTTGCGAGATGGCGGCAACGGGCTGTGGAACTACAACAGCTTTGGCGACGGACGCTACTTTGTCTTCGAATATCTTCCTACACTACTCGGCATGCTCGTCTTCCTCTGGCTCATCCAGATCCAGACCGCTCTGCAGAGGGTCATACCGTTTCTGTCGATGGCATCGGATTCTTTCCACCATCGCTCTGAAGCCGTCTTTCTCGAGCTGCACCCCATGCAGTTTCTGCTACCCAGGACCGAGCACTTTCGGGCGGGCCATCCAGCCATTGGGACGTGCTACATCATCTTTTGGCTTTTCGCGTGGACAATACCCCTTCTTGCGGCTTCTTTCAACGTTCGCTACGATGTGGCGGGGTCCGTATGGCGATGGGTCGCCGTACAAGGCATCATCTGGACCGTCGTCGCTCTGTACATACTGCTTGTTGTTGCTTTGGTCACTGTGTTGACCACCCTGCGCAGACCGACTGGCCTGCGATGGGACCCGCGATCTCTTGCCGACATCATCGCGCTTCTCGAGCGCTCCAACGTCATGGCCGAATACGAGGGTTCTGAGACGTTCGCCAAAGGCGACTGGGATCAGCTGCGCAACCGCGCCGACCGCATTGGGTACTGGAGCACGTCGAACCGCGCCAATGACATCTTCTACGGCATTGGCGAAGAGAACGGGGAGACACGTCGCTTCTCGGTCGAAGACGGTCGTATTCGAGAGAAGGTGTCTGATCGAGCGTACCCCGAGCAAACGCACAATGACGGCCCAGCCGACTTCCACATTCGAACAGACATCCGCAGTCCAGCGGTCCGTCTGCGCTTCCTACCCTGGTACCTGAAAGATGGTGCGGTCATTGCCTACATCGTGGTTGGCATTGTGCTCCTCGTTGCCTTTTACACTGTGAGCTACGTCAACAGCGCCGTTCGTCTTGGTTTCCTTCCTGCGGTCACAGCACGCACAAATGCGGCTGGCTTCTCGACATCGAACTTCCTATACTCGTTTGTCCCCGCCGTTATTGGACAGTTCCTGTTTCTTGCTATTCTGTCTGTGGACTACTCGCGCCGCACGCTCCAACCATACATGGCATTGTCCTCCAAGGGAGGAGCAACAGCTGAAGCCTCTCTCCTCCTCGACTACCCCTGCCGACTCCCGCTGTCCGTCACGCTCGCGGCGCTCCTAAACCGACACTTTGCCACGGCGCTCCTCTCCTTCATCTCCCTGTGCAGCATCACCATCCCCGTCCTAGCCGGCGGCTGTTTCTGGACGCAGTACTACGGCAACGACAACGCCGTGCGCGTCTCAGCCGACCTGCCGGGCTACTACGCACTATGTTTCTTCCTCGCACTCTACATACTTGGGCTGCTCGCGCTGCTCCCCGGGCGCAAACGCGCAGCATTACCGCACCGAAGCAACAACCTCGCCGAGACCATCAGCTGGATCTACCAATCCCCAATCCTCAGCGACCGGGCCTTCAACCGCCCGCAAACCAAGCCCGAGCTCGTCACCAAGCTCATGGGGACCGGCTACACAGAGCGCACGTTTTCGCAATCCGTGCGCTCGCTGGTAGCAGCCCGCGGCGACTCTCCCACAGATCCCGCGCTGAGCAACGAAAAGAAAACGCGCCTTGTCGGCACCCCGCAGCGCGACAGCATCTCGCACCCAGGCGCAACGCGCTACGGCTTCGGCATCTACGTCGGCCGCGACGGCCTCGAGCACCTAGGCATCGACCGCGTGCACCGCCGCGAGCGCCCCACGGGCCTCGTCATCTGGGAGGAGCAGCAGGCGCATCCGAAGAGCAAGAGTAAGCGGGGCGGGAAGAAGAGCGGGAGCGGGAGCGGGAACGGGAGcgggagcaggagcaggagcaggaaaGCCAAGCGTGATGCGAGGCAGGGCAGCGAGGGCGAGCGGATGGTGTGAGCGTCTGGATGATTCGGACGGAGCAGTCATCCGAACCCGACTGGATGGGTGTTGAACTGGGACTGTAGACCGAACCCACGATATCCAGAATGCAGGGAAAGTATAGCGTTACGCACCAAGCATCACGCATCACGCATCACGCATCCACGACATTTCCAAGCGCGGTATTCGAGCGCGGTATTCGAGCGCAGTATTCGAGCGCAGCGGCTGCTTTTCCAAGAttgaaagagagagagagagagagagagagagagagagagagagagagagagagagaagagtTGTAATTACGAGATAATCATGTTAACGATGAAAACGACATAGACGATACGATGTATACGAGTACGAGATAGATGATAATTCGAGATGATGACTTTAGCGTCGTGTTTTGAGAAGATGGGTGTCGTGTTTTGCTTGATCTGTTTTATCTGAATGTGATTGCGAAATGTAAAGGTGTATATTGGTATCATAGTTTGTGCAACGCAAGTCGTATctacatcaacatcaacgtCAACTCGTCGCTAGGCTACGCTACGCAGCGACCTGGGCAACAACATGCCCGAGCTTACTCAACTGCAGCTCGCCCTCGCACCCCAAGTCGTCCAAGCCGTGGAAGCCCTCTTCGACGACCCACTTCTGCGTGTAGTTGCTGAGGACCCTGCACGCGTTGCCGACGACGAGCAAGCCGGGGGGCCGGCTGCCCTCCTCTTCGACGGCGGCGCAGACGTGTTGGATGGTGGTGCGGATCACTCTTTGATCGGGACAGCTCGCGCGCTCGAGCACCGCGATGGGTAGGTCGGCCGGGTAGCCCTTGGCGACTAGGCTCTCGATCAGTGCCTCGAGGCGGTGCAGGGACATGAGCAGGACTATGGTTCTGCTCGCGACAAACTCGGGTGGGTCGAGAGGAGCGCCTTTCCTGCCGGTGCCGGTGCAGATCAGCACTTGATCTGCCACGCCTCTGTGTGTCGCGGGGATGGCAGCGAAGAGCGGGGCGGACAAGGCGCTTGTGATGCCGGGAAGAACGGTAGGGATGAAACCGTGGGAGCGGAAGAAATCGTACTCCTCGCCGCCGCGGCCGTAGATGTATGGATCGCCCTGCTTGATGCGGACGACCACCTTGCCGGCCTTCAACCCTTCGAGACCCCATTCCAGGAGCTCTTCTTGTGCGCGGTCTGCGTTGCCGGGGAACTTGCGCGCAATGTGGACGGTGGCGCGACGGGGGACGAGGTCGAGGATGGGTGCGGGGACGAGCTTGTCGGCGAGGATCAGGTCGGCGGAGAGGATGGCTTTGTGGGCTGCGCGGGTGAGGAGGTCGGGGTTGCCGGGGCCGGAGCCAGCGAGGATGATACGACCTGGCTTCTTCATGAGGGTTGTAGTGGAAGTGGGACCGATCTTGGAAGGACTGCTGCTGGCGAACTCGCGGAAAAGGGTGTCAATGTCGGCGTCTGTGATGGCGGCGAGGCGTCGGAGGGGCCAGTATTCGCATATCTGGGAGAGCCAGCGCATGCGGCGGCCTCGTGCTGCTTCTTTGCTCTCCTCGAGAACGAGCTTGTTGAAGGTTGCGGGCTGACCGCtgtcctcgtcctcggcTTCGAGATCTTGGGAAAGCTCAGCAGCATGCTCTTCCTCCCATATGCGTCGGCGTAGGGTGCCGAGTCGCTCGACAGCATCGCCCAGGTGCGGTGGCAATGAAGAGGCAATCTCGCGCCGGATGCGGGCGGACAGCTTGCAGCCCTTGCCAGACGCTGTTACGCCAATCTGCAGAGGGCCGTCGGAGTGTGTGGAGAGAAGTGTGAAGGAGCAGAGGTTGGGCGCATCAGCAACGTTGACGGGAATCCGTAGGCGGCGGCAAAGATTGGAGATTTGTGTGCCTGATCTTGTTAGGGAATAGGTGTGGAAGGTTGATGTGGGACGCACTCTGCCCCTGCTTTCCGCCTGCTGTCACGAAGACGGCATCGACCACTCCGTCGACTTGGGCACGACCCAGTGTGGTCAGGTCGTCTTCTCGGAAGCTACGCTTGAGCCAGCTGACTTTGCCTTCGTCGATGCGCTTGACAAGGCCGTAGTGTAATGTGGCGTCGTCCGGGGCAATCAGTATGGGGTGCGCGCCGACCTCGATGGAGCGTGTGCATCGCGCGGCAGCCAGGGGGTTGGAGCCGAGGATGAGGTGGATGTGTGAAGCCGAGTCGACGGCGGTAAGAAGCGCGGGCGCCATGTTGTGGGGTGTGGGAGAGGTGAGGTGGGGAAGAGGGTCCATGGAAGGAACTCAAGAACAAGTCAATGTCTCAAGTgggaggtaggtaggtaggtaggtaggtaggtaggtaggtaggtaggtagagAAGCAGCGTGTTGAGGGCGTTATCTTGGGGGTCATGTTGAGTTGAGGCGAATGCTAGTCACATTTCTGTTCGATGGAGCATTTCCGAGATACGGTGGGTAGTGATAACGCAATCCCCGCTACGAGAGGGCCGCGGAAAAGCAGTGGTGGCATGGGGACGAATGCGGCCAATCAGCGGGGCTGGTGGGTGCACTAGCGTGCTGTGCGTCGGGCGGTCGGCTGGTCGCGGTCACGGCTCCGGCTCGTCGCGCCCCATGACCATGTCGAGGGCCTTGCGACTCAACATCAGGCTGTGCTCGAGGGCGTTCAGCTTGGCCGAGGCGGAGATGAGGGCCGGGTCCTGGGTCTCGACGCGCAACTTCTCCTTGACGCGGACGTCCTGGCCTCGGTACCTGTAGACCTTGTCGGCCTCGTCGTGGGCGGGGGTGCGCGTGCCGCCGAGGGCCGAGGACAGGCGGTCGCGGAAGTTGAAGCCGGTGAAGGAGGCGgcggcgtcgtcgtcgggCTTGGGCTCGAGGGTGCGGATCTCGAGGCAGAGGGCGGCGTCGAAGACGAACATGTGGAAAGAGAGGTGGGGAGGCAGCGGGGGGTCGAAGGTGTTGTCGTCGACGGGGTGCTCCCACCAGGGCAGCTGGACGTCCGAGTAGCCCTTGAGGGCGTGGCGGGCCTCGAGGATGTGGTCGtgcagcagctgcagctgGCCGGCGACGAAGCTGGCGTTGGTGGCGTCGCCGCCCCAGGAGACGACGTCGATGGCATCGAGGCAGCTGTTGATGGCGGTGCGCACCGACGTGAGCTGGGGCACGACGAGGGTAGGGGCGGTGGGGGCCGACGAGATGGCCAGGTCGTACGT
This region includes:
- a CDS encoding Uroporphyrinogen-III C-methyltransferase is translated as MAPALLTAVDSASHIHLILGSNPLAAARCTRSIEVGAHPILIAPDDATLHYGLVKRIDEGKVSWLKRSFREDDLTTLGRAQVDGVVDAVFVTAGGKQGQSTQISNLCRRLRIPVNVADAPNLCSFTLLSTHSDGPLQIGVTASGKGCKLSARIRREIASSLPPHLGDAVERLGTLRRRIWEEEHAAELSQDLEAEDEDSGQPATFNKLVLEESKEAARGRRMRWLSQICEYWPLRRLAAITDADIDTLFREFASSSPSKIGPTSTTTLMKKPGRIILAGSGPGNPDLLTRAAHKAILSADLILADKLVPAPILDLVPRRATVHIARKFPGNADRAQEELLEWGLEGLKAGKVVVRIKQGDPYIYGRGGEEYDFFRSHGFIPTVLPGITSALSAPLFAAIPATHRGVADQVLICTGTGRKGAPLDPPEFVASRTIVLLMSLHRLEALIESLVAKGYPADLPIAVLERASCPDQRVIRTTIQHVCAAVEEEGSRPPGLLVVGNACRVLSNYTQKWVVEEGFHGLDDLGCEGELQLSKLGHVVAQVAA